A single Bifidobacterium scardovii JCM 12489 = DSM 13734 DNA region contains:
- a CDS encoding signal peptidase II yields MTIRQGRPRTRVAVFACVAVVALVIDQATKAWAQAALGDGRSVRVIPGLLSLTLVHNPGASLGFGSSQTWMISLLAVVACVALVVLALRTISMRWIVALALAFAGALGNLIDRVAYAEGFLNGKVVDFLNYGWSVGNVADIFLMVAGIGIVVLILLGEPFSQKDLDRLATAETEVEAGGKTL; encoded by the coding sequence ATGACTATTCGGCAGGGACGGCCGCGCACGCGCGTGGCCGTCTTTGCGTGTGTGGCGGTGGTCGCGCTGGTCATCGATCAGGCGACCAAGGCATGGGCCCAGGCGGCGCTTGGGGATGGGCGCAGCGTGCGCGTCATCCCCGGTCTGCTGTCGCTGACGCTGGTGCATAATCCCGGCGCCTCGCTCGGATTCGGGTCCTCGCAGACCTGGATGATCTCGCTGCTTGCGGTCGTCGCCTGCGTGGCGCTGGTGGTGCTGGCGCTGCGGACGATATCCATGCGGTGGATCGTGGCCCTGGCGCTGGCCTTCGCCGGCGCGTTGGGCAATCTCATCGATCGCGTCGCCTACGCCGAGGGGTTCCTCAACGGCAAGGTCGTCGATTTCCTCAATTATGGCTGGTCGGTCGGCAATGTCGCCGATATCTTCCTGATGGTGGCGGGCATCGGCATCGTGGTGCTGATCCTGCTCGGCGAACCGTTCAGTCAGAAGGATTTGGACCGTTTGGCGACTGCGGAAACGGAGGTCGAGGCGGGAGGCAAGACGCTATGA
- a CDS encoding DivIVA domain-containing protein: MALLTPKDIREHTFQTVRFKEGYDVDEVDDFLDQVTETVEALGKQAVAASASTQSLGPDVTSLNTKISDLTAQVQQLQDENAALKSSADNAAGQSDQAAKVAQAKLGEAEESNRALVAQNDQLKGQVDQLNAQIDQLTAQTAKNADNEALGEQLLAMQRERDTFRANNENLSKQLSAAQQQIVQVQQQAAQVKDLTRQLEESKQRENQLRAQVSKVEPSTETGSLQKIAGAADGAGNQAERATAMLTLAMQLHDQYVDKGKAKAKEITEASQNKYNDLVSKANDYSSRTRTEADDYGKRVRSDADAYSESTHADADGYAAKTRQDADTYMQNKHQEADNYEAEIQRRATEYKEKTHADADGYAAKTRQDADTYMQNKHQEADNYEAEIQRRASEYDEKTRNSADVYAEQVRDNLNEQVQVIEGNIQGLKQFESAYRARLTEFLNGLMTQVSDTNSYNQTTHSDQ; this comes from the coding sequence ATGGCTTTGTTGACTCCGAAGGACATCAGGGAGCATACCTTCCAGACCGTCCGCTTCAAAGAGGGATATGACGTCGATGAGGTTGACGATTTTCTGGATCAGGTGACCGAGACCGTCGAGGCGCTCGGCAAGCAGGCAGTCGCCGCCAGCGCGTCCACCCAGTCTCTCGGTCCGGATGTGACCAGCCTGAACACGAAGATCTCCGATCTGACCGCTCAGGTCCAGCAGCTGCAGGATGAGAACGCCGCGCTGAAGTCCTCCGCCGACAACGCCGCCGGCCAGAGCGACCAGGCGGCGAAGGTCGCGCAGGCGAAGCTCGGCGAGGCCGAGGAGAGCAACCGCGCCCTCGTGGCGCAGAACGACCAGCTGAAGGGGCAGGTCGACCAGCTCAACGCCCAGATCGATCAGCTGACCGCGCAGACCGCGAAGAACGCCGACAACGAGGCGCTCGGCGAGCAGCTGCTCGCCATGCAGCGCGAACGGGACACCTTCCGCGCCAACAACGAGAACCTGTCCAAGCAGCTGTCCGCCGCGCAGCAGCAGATCGTCCAGGTGCAGCAGCAGGCCGCGCAGGTGAAGGACCTGACCCGCCAGCTCGAGGAGTCCAAGCAGCGCGAGAACCAGCTGCGCGCCCAGGTCTCCAAGGTCGAGCCGAGCACCGAGACCGGCAGCCTGCAGAAGATCGCCGGCGCCGCCGACGGCGCGGGCAACCAGGCCGAGCGCGCCACCGCGATGCTTACGCTGGCCATGCAGCTGCACGACCAGTACGTCGACAAGGGCAAGGCCAAGGCCAAGGAAATCACCGAGGCCAGCCAGAACAAGTACAACGATCTGGTGTCCAAGGCCAACGACTACTCGTCTCGCACCCGCACCGAGGCCGACGACTACGGCAAGCGCGTGCGCAGCGACGCCGACGCCTATTCCGAGAGCACCCATGCGGATGCGGACGGCTATGCCGCCAAGACCCGTCAGGATGCCGACACCTACATGCAGAACAAGCATCAGGAAGCCGACAACTACGAGGCCGAGATCCAGCGCCGCGCCACGGAGTACAAGGAAAAGACCCATGCGGATGCGGACGGCTATGCCGCCAAGACCCGTCAGGATGCCGACACCTACATGCAGAACAAGCATCAGGAAGCCGACAACTACGAGGCCGAGATCCAGCGCCGCGCGTCCGAGTACGACGAGAAGACCCGCAACAGCGCCGACGTGTACGCCGAGCAGGTCCGCGACAACCTCAACGAGCAGGTGCAGGTCATCGAAGGCAACATCCAGGGCCTCAAGCAGTTCGAGAGCGCCTATCGCGCGCGTCTGACCGAATTCCTCAACGGCCTGATGACGCAGGTGTCCGATACGAACAGCTACAACCAGACCACGCACTCCGATCAGTGA
- a CDS encoding YggT family protein has translation MLLVILFRVVDMLIGAYITVLFARMILDWVTVLSPRWYPTGVVASLISVVYRLTEPPLRWLRRYIRPIPLGPISLDVSFLVLYFALLVLQILI, from the coding sequence ATGCTTTTAGTGATCCTGTTCCGCGTCGTCGACATGCTGATCGGCGCGTACATCACCGTGCTGTTCGCCCGCATGATCCTTGATTGGGTCACCGTGCTGTCTCCCCGCTGGTACCCGACCGGCGTCGTCGCCTCGCTGATCAGCGTGGTGTATCGGCTCACCGAACCCCCGTTGCGCTGGCTGCGCCGTTACATACGGCCGATCCCGTTGGGCCCCATCTCGCTCGACGTCAGTTTCCTGGTGCTGTATTTCGCGCTTCTTGTGCTGCAGATTCTGATTTGA
- a CDS encoding cell division protein SepF: MAGFMKNAMSYLGMTDVPDDVDQYDDDPVDESTFDSDHSVTPMAPAAAPTGAGASSQRESNPFQGGRVSRITTIHPKSYEDAQLVGRALRDGVPVVLNLTGVAEAVAYRIVDFSAGVVFGVRGSIERVTPRVFLLSPAQVNIKVEEPQAPSTAHDLFAD, encoded by the coding sequence ATGGCAGGGTTTATGAAGAACGCGATGTCCTATCTGGGCATGACGGACGTGCCGGACGACGTCGACCAGTACGACGACGATCCGGTCGACGAGTCGACCTTCGACTCCGACCACTCCGTGACGCCCATGGCCCCAGCGGCCGCCCCCACCGGGGCCGGCGCGTCATCCCAGCGTGAATCGAACCCGTTCCAGGGCGGGCGCGTCAGCCGGATCACCACGATCCATCCGAAGAGTTACGAGGATGCCCAGCTGGTCGGCCGCGCGCTGCGCGACGGCGTGCCGGTGGTGCTGAACCTGACCGGCGTCGCCGAGGCCGTAGCCTACCGCATCGTGGATTTCTCCGCGGGCGTCGTCTTCGGCGTGCGCGGGTCGATCGAACGGGTGACGCCGCGCGTGTTCCTGCTGAGCCCGGCTCAGGTCAACATCAAGGTCGAGGAGCCGCAGGCGCCGTCGACGGCACACGACCTGTTCGCCGACTGA
- the ftsZ gene encoding cell division protein FtsZ translates to MSEIAQNEQFNDKINIKVVGVGGAGGNAVNRMIAEGLQNVEFVAINTDAKDLLRSDADVKISLTDNTSRGLGAGADPEKGAKAAQDHQSDIEEALKGTDMVFVTCGEGGGTGTGASPIVAKAAHQQGALTIAVVTRPFSFEGPQRSASANLGIENLRKEVDALIVIPNDRLLELSDRTVGIVDAFKNADSALLAGVQGITDLITVNSYIHVDFADVNAILRGAGTALFGIGSARGEDRATQAAEIAISSPLLEESIEGAHGVLINIAGPTDLGLQEAAAATELVRKAIHPEAQIIWGLALNDAYGDEVRVTVIAAGFDPKSKAADAQAAPAQAAPIVAQPAAPAVPAQPAAPTYAAPAQPAAQAAPAVTPLQQYAPSTGSVPAQSFDETSEHEVVSSNDPGDLDIPDFLR, encoded by the coding sequence GTGAGCGAGATCGCCCAGAACGAGCAGTTCAACGACAAGATCAACATCAAGGTCGTCGGGGTCGGCGGGGCCGGGGGCAACGCCGTCAACCGCATGATCGCCGAGGGTCTGCAGAACGTTGAGTTCGTCGCCATCAACACCGACGCGAAGGATCTGCTGCGCTCGGACGCCGATGTGAAGATTTCCCTGACCGACAACACGAGCCGCGGCCTCGGCGCCGGCGCCGATCCGGAGAAGGGCGCGAAGGCCGCGCAGGATCACCAGTCCGACATCGAGGAGGCCTTGAAGGGCACGGACATGGTGTTCGTGACCTGCGGCGAGGGCGGCGGCACCGGCACCGGCGCCAGCCCGATCGTCGCCAAGGCCGCCCACCAGCAGGGCGCGCTCACCATCGCGGTCGTCACCCGCCCCTTCTCGTTCGAAGGCCCCCAGCGCTCCGCCTCCGCGAATCTCGGCATCGAGAACCTGCGCAAGGAGGTCGATGCGCTGATCGTGATCCCCAACGACCGCCTGCTCGAGCTGTCCGACCGCACGGTCGGCATTGTCGACGCGTTCAAGAACGCCGACAGCGCGCTGCTCGCCGGCGTGCAGGGCATCACGGACCTGATCACGGTGAACTCGTACATCCACGTCGATTTCGCCGACGTGAACGCCATCCTGCGCGGCGCCGGCACCGCGCTGTTCGGCATCGGCTCCGCACGGGGCGAGGACCGCGCCACCCAGGCGGCCGAAATCGCCATCAGCTCCCCGCTGCTCGAGGAGAGCATCGAGGGCGCCCACGGCGTGCTCATCAACATCGCCGGCCCGACCGACCTCGGCCTGCAGGAGGCCGCGGCGGCGACCGAACTCGTGCGCAAGGCCATCCACCCGGAGGCCCAGATCATCTGGGGCCTGGCCCTCAACGACGCCTACGGCGACGAAGTGCGCGTCACCGTCATCGCGGCCGGTTTCGACCCGAAGTCCAAGGCCGCGGACGCCCAGGCGGCTCCGGCCCAGGCCGCGCCGATCGTGGCGCAGCCGGCGGCACCGGCCGTGCCGGCGCAGCCCGCCGCCCCGACGTATGCCGCGCCCGCCCAGCCTGCGGCCCAGGCCGCGCCGGCGGTCACCCCGCTGCAGCAGTACGCGCCGTCCACCGGCAGCGTTCCGGCGCAGTCGTTCGACGAGACATCCGAGCATGAAGTGGTGTCCTCGAACGATCCCGGCGATCTCGACATCCCGGATTTCCTCCGCTGA
- the dusB gene encoding tRNA dihydrouridine synthase DusB has translation MTQSTDAQTVIEAPHETDNLDPRTDAPSRPDAPVTMNPVRLGPITVPTPVVLSPMAGVTNWPFRVICEDYGPDGLYVAEMITARALVARNPKALRLCHFAPSERIRSLQLYGVNPAIVEQAARIVVDEHMADHVDLNFGCPVPKVTRRGGGSALPWKTDLFRELLQRVVAVCSAANIPVTAKIRVGIDHDHETFLEAGHIAQEEGCAAVTLHARTTAEYYGGHSDWSRIGELVAALDIPVFGNGDIWGADDALDMVRETGCAGVAVGRGCQGRPWLFADIKNAFAGSPERVDPTLGDVCAVILRHAGLLTEFYDGDERMAVHDLRKHIAWYLKGFPVGGSTRKAFMECENLEDVRREIGRLDPTLRFPERVKDKPRGRVRFAKKVHLPYGWLESRETTHEQREALFGDDPMDAGY, from the coding sequence GTGACGCAATCCACCGATGCCCAGACCGTGATCGAGGCGCCGCACGAGACGGACAACCTTGATCCGCGCACGGACGCGCCGTCGCGCCCGGATGCGCCGGTGACGATGAATCCGGTGCGGCTTGGGCCGATCACCGTGCCGACCCCGGTCGTCCTGTCGCCGATGGCCGGCGTGACCAACTGGCCGTTCCGCGTGATCTGCGAGGACTACGGCCCGGACGGGCTGTACGTGGCGGAGATGATCACCGCCCGCGCGCTGGTCGCGCGCAATCCCAAGGCATTGCGCCTGTGCCATTTCGCGCCGAGCGAGAGGATCCGTTCCCTGCAGCTGTACGGGGTGAACCCGGCCATCGTGGAACAGGCCGCGAGGATCGTCGTCGACGAGCATATGGCCGATCACGTGGACCTGAACTTCGGCTGCCCGGTGCCCAAGGTCACCCGCCGCGGCGGCGGATCGGCGCTGCCGTGGAAGACCGACCTGTTCCGCGAACTGCTGCAGCGGGTCGTCGCGGTGTGCTCGGCGGCTAATATCCCGGTCACCGCGAAGATCCGCGTCGGCATCGACCACGACCATGAGACCTTCCTCGAAGCCGGCCATATCGCCCAGGAGGAGGGCTGCGCGGCCGTCACCCTGCACGCCAGGACCACCGCCGAGTACTACGGCGGGCACTCCGACTGGAGCCGCATCGGCGAGCTCGTCGCGGCGCTGGATATTCCCGTGTTCGGCAACGGCGACATCTGGGGCGCGGACGACGCCCTCGACATGGTGCGCGAGACCGGCTGCGCCGGCGTGGCCGTGGGGCGCGGATGCCAGGGCAGGCCCTGGCTGTTCGCCGACATCAAGAACGCGTTCGCCGGCAGCCCGGAGCGGGTCGACCCGACGCTCGGCGACGTGTGCGCGGTGATCCTGCGTCACGCCGGGCTGCTCACCGAGTTCTACGACGGCGACGAACGCATGGCGGTGCATGATCTGCGCAAGCACATCGCGTGGTACCTGAAGGGCTTCCCGGTCGGCGGCTCCACGCGCAAGGCGTTCATGGAATGTGAAAATCTTGAGGATGTCCGTCGGGAAATCGGACGGCTCGATCCCACGCTCAGGTTCCCCGAACGCGTCAAGGACAAGCCCCGTGGGCGCGTTCGTTTCGCCAAGAAGGTGCATCTGCCGTACGGCTGGCTGGAATCGCGCGAAACCACGCACGAGCAGCGCGAGGCGCTGTTCGGCGACGACCCGATGGACGCCGGTTACTGA